ATCTTGTTGGTCACCAGTGTTTCATCATCAGCCCATCTTTCTAAATACTAGTAATGGTGCACGTGCAAATGCACGTATCATCAGATGCATCAAATTTATTTATAAAATAAAAAATTCCTTATTCTATTTTCAAGATAGTAATAATCTGTATGAGTTAGGAACTCTACCTGCTCCGGGAGTGGAGTTGTGGAGTGGAGGTTCTCCGTACAGGGCCTAAGTATTTGAAAcataataaaaacgaaaaatggaaaaaaaatctATTTTCGGGTTTAAATTGAGATACCCACATTGAAGGtacaaacacaaaaaatacatgtTGATGTGTTCACTTGTTCTTCCATACAATCTGATGTGTTATGCACTACCATTGATACATACTAATAATGTACTTTTGCAATCTTATTTTTTCTACGGGAAACAGGTTGAAACCTACCCAAGAGGCAACATAACAAGATTTAAAAAGTAGAAAGGAAATTTGGAGGATGTCAATAAGTCAGCTCGGCTGTACAGCAGCAAAGGCTAAGTGCCAAACACCTCCAACGGGAGGTTAACACTTTAAATAACTTCAGAAACTAACTCTTACGGACTCATATCTTTGGCCTAAAAGAAATCTCCACTTATTTCTTTCCAAATCTGCCACACTGCTTCATAAGATGCAAGAGAGATCTGCTTGTCAGACTTATCTCGATCTAATGAGTTCTTGCTCAATACGTATAAATCTTGCAACTATGTCAGCAATTATAGGTAGATGTTTTTCCCTGACTATAGGAACATCATCCAATGAATAGAAGGCAAAACTTTGTTATTCAATAAGTTACATTGTAGGGACCATGTGTGAACTATAGAACAAATAAAAACTCGAGTGAACAAAAAAGAAACTAATCTCAAGGAATTTCTCTTAAGCAAAGAATTCAAGATAGACATAGGGAATGATACCGAGGCAACGGAAATGTCTTTAGGTAATAGATTAATTGCTTGatatgtaataacacacctccaggTCAGTGAAACATCACTAATCACATCAGCGTTAAACAAGAACAAGGAGACTTAATTAGGGCTTATATGAGATACGAGACTGAACCTTGGTGATCAGCTCCGCCTTAGAGTCTTCCCACTCCTTCAAGTAGCCTCTAATTCGCTCGTTCCGGACAATAGCACCTGATACAGGCTCGCCGGTCAGAGGACAGACAAGTCCTTTCTTCTCAAACCAATCCTTGAGGAACTGTTGGTCAAACGTCTAAAACAAATTCAAACATACCCATCGTTAGTTCACTATACTTAAAATCAAGAGTTGTATATATTGTATGCAGCTAAAAAATTTAGTGAGCACTAAGATAATTACCTTCCCCGTGGCAATTGTCACCGGGTCAATCATAACTTGGCCACACAGTGGACAGGTAAGATATTCTGGAATATCAGAATCCCTGGTACGCTGCTCTGCAAGCTTCCTATCCCTCAGGTTATCCATTGCAAGCATGAATAGGGGAGTAGGCCTGCGCCCGCCCGCTTGCTGACTATCACGCAGCCCTCTGAAATGATTACGTGCGGCAAACTTCTCTTGCTGACGCAACCCTCGCAATTTTCTCACAACTCTTACATCACTCCATTCTCTTTTTGGGGTCAAATGAGAACCATCTCCGCAGAATTCAAAGTATAAAGGGCACGGAGTTCCCTACATGGGTTTTGATCAAACAGATACGATTCCTTAGTAAGTTGGATTACAAGTTTATAAGCTACCAACTTCTCTTAAGCAAAGAATTCAAGATAGACATAGGGAATGATACTAAATGAAAACAAAACACCAGATAATGCAAGTTTGAGTCACTGAGATTGATGAAATTTGAACCCAATAAATTCAATTCCAGAATACAAATAAATTGTAGGATCTTATTAACAGAGGTCAATAGATGGTTTGTCTTTTAAGGATAGTAGATGAAAAGGGTGCCTCTGTTAACACATTAGATCATACTACCAGCCCTGTAGACCTAAACATAATTCCAGTGTGCACTATTTGTAAGTTGTAAGGTGAGGCAATAACCCATTCAGATAACTGGTTCACGTGAAATCACCATAGGTATAAATTAACAATTTGCAGGTATTACTAATGTGAACAAATATCATTTATGGCACAGAATCATATATAGGAATTGCCATGTTATTAATAACAAAAAATCAGTAACACAGCAAAAAGAAGCAGATATAGGGTGCTGCAGTTTATAGCTCACCAAAGGTCCAGCAACCTCCTCCATCTTCTCTTTGTCATATAGCTGCTCCACCAAAGCAAGAGCAAACTCGATTGCTGTTCCTGGACCCTGGCTGGTCACCACATTTCTATCCACCACCACCCTGGAGTTCACAAGGATCACTTCAGAAGTGAACTTCTCCATGAATGACGGGTAGCAAGTCGCCTGAGGTAACAAAGCACGACAGCAATTTGTGAATACAATTCATCTTTCCACCAAGACCACCCTACGACAGTCAATTGATCATAAAACGCTCACGAATTATTCACCTTTAAACCTTTGAGCATGCCCCAATGGGCCAACGTCACCGCGGGCACAGCGCAAATGGCGCCATAGAGTTCCCCCTTCTCTGCATACATCTTGACCATCTTCTCGAGCACTTTACAGTCTCTGAGATTAGTTGATCCCGGCATCCCGCCCTACACCGAATTAAGCAGCAATACCAAATGATCAGGCCATGTGTGTCAACATCTTTGAGGTTGCAGCGAGCGCGAACGCCAATGGAACAGTTAGGCAGGCATAGTAGGCGGTTGTTGATTGATTCAGGGAAAAGAAAAAGGCTGATTTGGTCGAAGCCTTGATTGTGGTCGGAGAGGGGAGTGGTGGACGCCCCGGCAGTGCGATGAGGTCGAAGGCCTCGCCTTCGAGGTCGGCGACgcgggcgtcggcgacgagcttgacCCCGTAGGCGGCCTACACGAGGAGGCCCTCGTCCCCGGCCGGCGCCCGCGGGTGCGCGAGGCGAGCGGGGGCGGGGCCGAACGGGCGGCGGCGCCGTGTGCGCGAGGCGAGCGAGGGCGGGGCCGAGCGGGCGGCGGCACGGGGTGCGCGAGGCGAGCGGGGCCGAACGGGCGGCGGCGCCGTGTGCGCGAGGCGAGCGAGGGCGGGGCCGAGCGGGCGGCGGCACGGGGTGCGCGAGGCGAGCGGGGCCGAACGGGCGGCGGCGCCGTGTGCGCGAGGCGGGCGGGGGCGGGGCCGAGCGGGCGGCGGCGCCGGGTGCGCGAGGCGAGCGGGGGCGGGGCAGAGCGGGCGGCAGCGCCGGGTGCGCGAGGCGAGCGGGGGCGGGGCAGAGCGGGCGGTTCCAGAACATGGACGTGGGGGTGGGTTTCGTGAGCGATCGAATTAGAGTGATCGGTTTCGTTAACGAAAGATTAGTTTCGTTAATGACGTTTTTAACCCTTGATAATATATCCGACGGTCctggatctgccctctcgtgcttttaatCTCGTGCTTTTAATAGTACAGATAAATTTTTATAAAAATTTCGTTAACAAGGGAatttatattttttaaaatatttttatatatattcatcagtcttTCTTAAAAAAGACGGAACGGAGGGAGTGGTCAAAAAGTTGAGTGGAGCATCACAAGCGTGTAGTATTTCACAAAGCTCAGATCTTCGGATGATTATTATATGTCACAGTTGAGTTCAGCGATGCTACGTTAAGATGCACAGGGCACAGTTCGACAGAACACTAGCTTTTGTACACAGCTCCTCTCTGTATACAACAACACTGCAAAATCACACGAGGAAGTACCAGAACCTAAACCTAGGAGTATCGCTTAGCCAAGATCAGGTACGATAAAGAAGTCCTCGTCATCGGCGATCTCGACGCGGGCCTTCTTGCTCTGGCGCACGCCGGCGGTGGCGGCGACTCTGCTCTGCCTGTAGTAGGCCGCGTCGTCTGCCGC
This genomic stretch from Hordeum vulgare subsp. vulgare chromosome 6H, MorexV3_pseudomolecules_assembly, whole genome shotgun sequence harbors:
- the LOC123401161 gene encoding uncharacterized protein LOC123401161, whose product is MPGSTNLRDCKVLEKMVKMYAEKGELYGAICAVPAVTLAHWGMLKGLKATCYPSFMEKFTSEVILVNSRVVVDRNVVTSQGPGTAIEFALALVEQLYDKEKMEEVAGPLGTPCPLYFEFCGDGSHLTPKREWSDVRVVRKLRGLRQQEKFAARNHFRGLRDSQQAGGRRPTPLFMLAMDNLRDRKLAEQRTRDSDIPEYLTCPLCGQVMIDPVTIATGKTFDQQFLKDWFEKKGLVCPLTGEPVSGAIVRNERIRGYLKEWEDSKAELITKVQSRISYKP